The genomic window GCCATCGGCCTGGGCAACCTCTGGAAGTTCCCTTACATCACCCACGAGAACAACGGCGGCGCCTTCGTGCTCGTCTACATCGCCTGCGTGGCCCTGGTCGGAGCGCCGATCATGATCGCCGAGATCCTCATCGGCCGGAAGACCCAGCTCAGCCCCGTCGGCGCGTTCCGCACCCTGGGCGAAGGCAAGCCCGGCGGCCGGGCCTGGAGCGCCCTCGGCTTCCTCGGCGTCATCGGCGGTTTCGTGATCCTCTCCTACTACGCGGTCGTGGCCGGCTGGACCATCCACTACACGGGCCTCGCCATCACGGGCGACCTGGCCCGCATGGCCGCCGAGCCCGGGGCCCTGGGCGCCTATTTCGGCGGCGAGTTCCTCGCCGATGGCGGCCAGCAGGTGCTCTACCAGGTGCTCTTCATGGCCCTGACCGTCGGCGCCGTGTTCTTCGGCGTGCAGGGCGGCATCGAGCGCGTGGCCAAGATCCTCATGCCGCTGCTCTTCCTGATCCTGTTCGGCCTGCTCATCTACGCCTCGACCACCAGCGGCTTCGGCGAGGCCCTGCGCTTCCTGTTCCGGCCCGACTTCCACACCCTCACCAAGGGCGCGGTGCTCGAGGCCCTCGGCCACAGCTTCTTCACGCTGAGCCTGGGCATGGGCGCCATGCTCACCTACGGCTCGTACATCGGGCGCGACATCTCGGTGCCCCGCGCGGCCCTGCAGATCTCGGCCCTCGACACCATCATCGCCCTGATGGCCTGCGTGATCATGTTCTCGATCATCAACACCTCGGGCATGGAGGTCACGAAGAGCGCGACGATCCTCTTCACCACCATCCCCACCGTGCTGGTGAAGCTGCCCGGGGCCGGCCTGCTCAACGCGTTCTTCTACGTGCTGATCGCATTCGCCGCCCTGACCAGCACCATCAGCCTGCTCGAGGTGGTCAGCAGCTACGCCATCGACGAGCTGGGCTGGACCCGCCACCGGGCGACGCTGACCATGGGCTCGGTGATCACCGTCTTCGGCGTGCTGAACGCCCTGAGCCTGGGCGGCAACGCGGCCCTGAGCGCCGTCAACCTGATCGGGCGGGAGTCGACGGCCGGCGTGTTCGGCACCATGGACTACCTGGCCAGCAACTGGATCCTGCCGGTGGGCGGGTTCCTGATCGCCATCTTCACCGGCTGGCTGCTCAGCCCGAAGCTGACCCGCTCGGAGCTCGAGGACGGCCACGGCCTGATGAAATCGTTCGGCGGCTGGCTCTTCCTGATCCGGTTCGTGGCGCCCCTGGCCGTGGGTGCCATCATCGTCAGCGTGATCCTGGGCAAGGAATACAACTGACATGCGCACGCGGATGGGCCTGCTCTACGGGACGCTGGTGGCCCTGCTGCTCGTGATGGGCGTCTGGTGGACGTACTTCCTGACCGGCGAGGCCAACGCCCAGGCCGAACTGCAGATCCAGAAGATGGCCACCGACCGTCTGCACGCCACGTTCCTGATCCAGGCCGACCCCCGCCTGCTCGACCGGCCCAACGACTTCCTCAGGCCTTCGTTCCCCCACCTCATCTTCACGCGCACCGCGCGCGGGGTCGACGTGCAGATCGACCCGGCGGTGCTGGCCCACATCGAGGCCAACGGGCGGGCCAAGCGCCGCATGTTCCTCTTCGAGGGGGTCTTCTTCCTGGCGCTGCTGGCCGGGGGCTCGGGGATCCTGGTCTACTCCTGGCGCTCGGAGGTGAAGTTCAAGCAGTCGCGCGAGCTCTTCCTCTCCGGCGCCACCCACGAGTTCAAGACGCCGCTGGCGAGCCTGCGGCTCTACACCGAGACCATGTGCCGGCAGGGTCTCGACGACGCGGCGCGCGAGCGCATCCGCGCCAACATGCTCGAGGACATGGTGCGGCTCGAGAACCTCGTCAACGACGTGCTCGCCCTCAGCGCCGGCGACGCCTTCGACCAGGGCCCCCTCGAGCGCCTCGACCTGGCCGAGGAGACGCGGCGCGTGCAGGACGACCTGACCCGCTTCGCCGCCGAGCGGGGCGCCGAGTTCGTGCTCGAGGCCGAGCCCGGGGCGGCCATCCTGGGCCACCGGCTCACCTACGCCCTGGCCCTGCGCAACCTGCTGGTGAACGCCGTCAAGCACAGTCCCGGGCCCGTGCGGGTCGTGATCAAGGTGCGCCGGGGGCGCCGCCACCACCGGGTCGTAGTGGGCGACAACGGGCCGGGCATTCCGCGGCGCTTGCAGGACAAGGTGTTCGAGTGCTTCTATAGCGGCACGCGCGAGGGGCGCAGCGGCGGGGCGGGCATCGGCCTGCATCTGGTGCGCCACAACGTCGAGAACCTGGGCGGACGCGTCGAACTGGTCAGCGAGGAGGGGCAGGGCAGCACCTTCACGATGATCCTGCCCGCCGCGGACGACGCCAACGGCTAGACGGGAGGACG from bacterium includes these protein-coding regions:
- a CDS encoding HAMP domain-containing histidine kinase, giving the protein MRTRMGLLYGTLVALLLVMGVWWTYFLTGEANAQAELQIQKMATDRLHATFLIQADPRLLDRPNDFLRPSFPHLIFTRTARGVDVQIDPAVLAHIEANGRAKRRMFLFEGVFFLALLAGGSGILVYSWRSEVKFKQSRELFLSGATHEFKTPLASLRLYTETMCRQGLDDAARERIRANMLEDMVRLENLVNDVLALSAGDAFDQGPLERLDLAEETRRVQDDLTRFAAERGAEFVLEAEPGAAILGHRLTYALALRNLLVNAVKHSPGPVRVVIKVRRGRRHHRVVVGDNGPGIPRRLQDKVFECFYSGTREGRSGGAGIGLHLVRHNVENLGGRVELVSEEGQGSTFTMILPAADDANG
- a CDS encoding sodium-dependent transporter, translating into MAEPRGQWSGRLGFILAATGSAIGLGNLWKFPYITHENNGGAFVLVYIACVALVGAPIMIAEILIGRKTQLSPVGAFRTLGEGKPGGRAWSALGFLGVIGGFVILSYYAVVAGWTIHYTGLAITGDLARMAAEPGALGAYFGGEFLADGGQQVLYQVLFMALTVGAVFFGVQGGIERVAKILMPLLFLILFGLLIYASTTSGFGEALRFLFRPDFHTLTKGAVLEALGHSFFTLSLGMGAMLTYGSYIGRDISVPRAALQISALDTIIALMACVIMFSIINTSGMEVTKSATILFTTIPTVLVKLPGAGLLNAFFYVLIAFAALTSTISLLEVVSSYAIDELGWTRHRATLTMGSVITVFGVLNALSLGGNAALSAVNLIGRESTAGVFGTMDYLASNWILPVGGFLIAIFTGWLLSPKLTRSELEDGHGLMKSFGGWLFLIRFVAPLAVGAIIVSVILGKEYN